One window of the Helicobacter sp. 12S02232-10 genome contains the following:
- the ribE gene encoding riboflavin synthase, which yields MFSGLVREIAKVKKFQNNILYLHSPYRPQLGDSIAVNGVCLTVVQTNEDGFELELSEHTQKHIALENYKNLVHIEPALKATSRLDGHFVQGHIDGIGTIKSISKKTNQTDFFIQTSKEILDLVIPQGSITIDGISLTVSEIFQEGFGLTIIPYTLKHTLFHTYKPQRRVNIETDVLVRSIAHLLKKRDKKLDLCSWKEIDSILLGY from the coding sequence TTGTTCAGCGGGCTTGTGCGTGAGATTGCAAAAGTAAAAAAATTTCAAAATAATATTTTATATCTTCATAGTCCCTATAGACCTCAGCTTGGAGATAGTATCGCTGTCAATGGAGTATGTCTTACAGTCGTCCAAACCAATGAAGATGGGTTTGAACTCGAACTCAGCGAACACACTCAAAAACATATCGCCTTAGAAAACTATAAAAACCTTGTGCATATCGAACCTGCTTTAAAAGCAACTTCAAGATTGGATGGTCACTTTGTACAAGGGCATATTGACGGGATTGGCACAATCAAGAGCATTAGTAAAAAGACAAATCAAACAGACTTTTTTATCCAAACCTCCAAAGAAATTTTGGATCTAGTGATCCCGCAAGGTTCCATCACTATAGATGGGATCAGCCTGACAGTATCAGAGATTTTCCAAGAAGGATTTGGACTCACCATCATTCCTTATACTCTAAAACATACTCTTTTTCATACCTATAAACCTCAAAGAAGGGTCAATATAGAAACCGACGTGCTAGTAAGAAGTATCGCTCATCTTCTTAAAAAGCGGGATAAAAAACTCGACCTCTGTTCTTGGAAAGAAATTGATTCGATCTTGCTGGGTTACTAA
- a CDS encoding methionine ABC transporter permease, translating into MIFDMIHNSTLETIYMVFFSCIFAVLFGLPLGVFLQITKQDGILPMPMLNKALGGIVNTARSFPFIILIILLLPLSRLIIGTSIGSTAAIIPLSISAIPFVARLFEGALAEVPKGLIEATQSMGANKFMIVKMMIAESLPSLVNALIITTVSLIGYSAMAGAVGAGGLGDLAIRIGYQTYRPDVLLYSVITIIVLVQIIQTSGDLVVKRLRKYK; encoded by the coding sequence ATGATTTTTGATATGATCCATAACTCGACACTCGAAACTATTTATATGGTATTTTTTTCGTGCATTTTTGCAGTGTTATTTGGACTTCCTTTGGGAGTTTTTTTACAGATCACCAAACAAGATGGCATTCTTCCAATGCCGATGTTAAATAAGGCTTTGGGAGGGATTGTCAATACAGCAAGATCTTTCCCATTTATCATTTTAATTATTTTACTACTGCCACTTTCTCGTCTGATCATTGGGACAAGTATCGGAAGCACTGCTGCCATCATTCCGCTTTCAATTTCTGCAATCCCATTTGTAGCCAGACTTTTTGAAGGGGCTTTAGCCGAAGTTCCCAAAGGATTGATTGAAGCCACACAGAGTATGGGCGCAAATAAATTTATGATTGTAAAAATGATGATTGCTGAAAGCTTACCCTCTTTGGTCAATGCCCTCATCATCACAACCGTTTCCCTTATCGGATATTCTGCAATGGCAGGTGCAGTAGGAGCAGGCGGACTCGGAGACTTAGCTATCAGGATCGGTTATCAGACTTATCGCCCTGATGTTTTACTCTACTCTGTCATCACAATCATTGTTTTGGTACAAATCATTCAAACAAGCGGAGATTTAGTCGTTAAAAGACTGCGAAAATATAAATAA
- a CDS encoding EscU/YscU/HrcU family type III secretion system export apparatus switch protein, whose protein sequence is MKNNTLKAVALAYHSQTDNAPKVVASGIGEIAKNIINKAKEFDVPIFANPALAESLTKIQIDASIPEELYQSVVEIFIWLKNAEYSSQFSKSLQDG, encoded by the coding sequence ATGAAAAACAATACTCTTAAAGCAGTAGCCCTAGCTTATCACTCACAAACAGACAATGCCCCTAAAGTTGTCGCTTCAGGTATAGGGGAAATCGCAAAAAATATTATCAATAAAGCAAAAGAATTCGACGTGCCTATTTTTGCCAACCCTGCTTTAGCCGAATCTTTAACGAAAATACAAATTGATGCATCAATCCCAGAAGAACTTTATCAAAGCGTAGTAGAAATTTTTATCTGGCTAAAAAATGCCGAATATTCTTCTCAATTCAGCAAATCTCTTCAAGATGGATAA
- the yihA gene encoding ribosome biogenesis GTP-binding protein YihA/YsxC → MIVVKDAKFLTSATKLADCPHPDLMEVVFLGRSNVGKSTFINLILGKNLAKSSSTPGKTQLINFFTSIWERKEPDSQIISFRFVDLPGFGYAKVSKEIKKKWEDNLWEFLSKRVSVKLFVHLIDARHTELEIDNYVNEALENILRNDQRILNIYTKFDKLNKSQQHLFYQKGRVVASNNDKIIDKRYGGKTKIQEIILNGVLGIGTD, encoded by the coding sequence ATGATTGTTGTCAAAGATGCAAAATTTCTGACTTCTGCGACAAAGCTTGCCGATTGCCCACATCCAGATTTGATGGAAGTTGTATTTTTGGGCAGGAGCAATGTGGGCAAAAGCACTTTTATTAATTTGATATTAGGTAAAAATCTAGCAAAAAGTTCATCAACACCCGGAAAAACTCAGTTGATAAATTTTTTTACTTCAATTTGGGAAAGGAAAGAACCTGATTCTCAAATTATTTCTTTCAGATTTGTGGATTTACCGGGCTTTGGCTATGCTAAGGTTTCTAAAGAGATAAAGAAAAAATGGGAAGATAATCTTTGGGAATTTTTAAGCAAACGAGTTTCTGTTAAATTGTTTGTACATTTGATAGATGCTAGACATACTGAGCTTGAGATAGATAATTATGTCAATGAAGCTTTAGAGAATATTCTAAGGAACGATCAAAGGATTTTAAATATTTATACCAAATTTGATAAGCTCAATAAGAGCCAACAACATCTTTTTTATCAGAAGGGCAGAGTAGTTGCATCAAATAATGATAAAATTATAGATAAAAGATATGGTGGCAAAACTAAAATCCAAGAAATAATTTTAAACGGGGTGTTGGGAATTGGGACAGATTGA
- a CDS encoding lytic transglycosylase domain-containing protein codes for MQLKTMVLLTCLCSSSMLKADFNSLIYDRFSENILNSFGVSGTFLAELKVKNSFKTNSAEARWDYFLEKFDSSYEFIPILKSMMAQAGIPQEFLFLAMAESEFSTRAYSPKKASGIWQLMPVTAKQLGLKINDYIDERRDPIKSTQAAIKYLQFLYKLTGQWYLAAMAYNCGVGRLQKAIKKAQTSDINVLLDDKKKYLPKETRNYMRMILSMSVAFNNIDRFKSEDREYLLNRGAMNTLASVNVKAGTLLKTIAQGAGISLSELKKYNRQFRYDFLPPGYKEYTVYIPYEKLVYFKQNFKEDENPNEMFVLHKVKQGETLTSISKKYKVSIQELKITNNLKNSFLSINQKLIVPVIRKDHQKLAQNEVGR; via the coding sequence ATGCAGCTAAAAACAATGGTTTTGCTGACCTGTTTGTGTTCATCAAGTATGTTGAAAGCAGACTTTAATAGTCTTATTTATGACAGGTTTAGCGAAAATATTTTAAACTCTTTTGGTGTGAGCGGGACATTTTTGGCTGAATTGAAAGTAAAAAATTCATTTAAGACAAATAGTGCAGAAGCCAGATGGGATTATTTTTTGGAAAAGTTTGATTCTAGCTATGAGTTTATACCGATTCTTAAAAGTATGATGGCTCAAGCAGGGATTCCTCAAGAATTTTTGTTTTTAGCTATGGCAGAGTCTGAATTTTCTACAAGAGCATATAGTCCTAAAAAAGCTTCTGGAATTTGGCAACTTATGCCTGTTACAGCTAAACAGCTTGGATTAAAGATCAATGATTATATTGATGAGAGGCGTGATCCCATCAAAAGCACTCAGGCTGCTATTAAATACCTTCAATTTCTATATAAACTTACGGGGCAATGGTATTTGGCTGCTATGGCTTATAATTGTGGTGTGGGGAGACTTCAAAAGGCCATCAAGAAAGCTCAAACAAGTGATATTAATGTTCTTTTGGACGATAAGAAAAAATATCTTCCAAAAGAAACAAGGAATTATATGCGGATGATTTTGAGTATGTCTGTAGCTTTTAACAATATCGATAGATTTAAAAGTGAGGATAGGGAATATTTACTCAATCGAGGGGCGATGAATACTTTAGCGAGTGTGAATGTCAAGGCGGGAACCTTGCTCAAAACGATTGCACAGGGAGCAGGAATAAGTTTAAGCGAATTGAAAAAATACAATCGTCAATTCCGTTACGATTTTTTACCCCCAGGCTATAAAGAATATACTGTCTATATCCCTTATGAGAAACTCGTTTATTTCAAACAGAATTTTAAAGAAGATGAAAATCCCAATGAAATGTTTGTTTTACACAAAGTAAAGCAGGGGGAAACGCTCACTTCCATTTCCAAAAAATATAAGGTCAGCATTCAAGAATTAAAGATTACCAATAATCTTAAAAATTCTTTCTTATCCATCAATCAAAAACTTATTGTTCCAGTCATTAGAAAAGATCATCAAAAATTAGCTCAAAATGAGGTCGGACGTTGA
- the hisB gene encoding imidazoleglycerol-phosphate dehydratase HisB, which translates to MKQITRDTKETKIKASLEIYGNGEGKISTKIGFFDHMLEAFTKHSLMDLDIVCEGDKHIDGHHSVEDCGIVIGSLLREEIYPIKSIERFGSGAVVMDEACVECDIDICNRAFLVFDMDNYGDFKGKVGDFDIELTEEFFRALAMNAGFCMHIYLKRGKNLHHIIEAIFKSFALALRRALSHNQRIGIPSTKGSL; encoded by the coding sequence ATGAAGCAAATAACACGCGATACCAAAGAAACAAAAATAAAGGCTTCTTTGGAAATATATGGGAATGGTGAAGGAAAAATCAGCACAAAGATAGGTTTTTTTGATCATATGCTTGAAGCTTTTACTAAGCATTCTTTAATGGATTTGGATATTGTTTGTGAGGGGGATAAACATATTGATGGGCATCATAGTGTTGAAGATTGTGGGATTGTTATTGGGAGTCTTTTGAGAGAGGAAATCTATCCGATTAAAAGTATTGAGAGATTTGGAAGTGGGGCTGTTGTGATGGATGAAGCTTGCGTGGAATGCGATATTGATATTTGCAACCGAGCTTTTTTGGTATTTGATATGGATAATTATGGGGATTTTAAAGGAAAAGTCGGGGATTTTGACATTGAATTGACCGAAGAGTTTTTTAGGGCTTTGGCAATGAATGCAGGGTTTTGTATGCATATTTATCTCAAAAGAGGAAAAAATCTCCATCATATTATAGAAGCGATTTTCAAATCCTTTGCATTGGCTTTGCGCAGGGCATTGTCACACAATCAAAGAATTGGCATTCCAAGCACGAAAGGCTCTTTGTGA
- a CDS encoding MetQ/NlpA family ABC transporter substrate-binding protein, with protein MKIIKMLTLFFTFTLSAFAGNLKVGATPVPAAEILEFAKPILAKEGVNLIIQSFTDYVTPDISLNEGSSDANLYQHKPFLEKINKDRGFKLVAIEPIYVVPLGFYSKKYKSVADIKNGSLIALPNDPTNYSRALILLHDNGVIKLKDPTNLDSTEFDIIENPKKLKFKQVEAAMLPKVLDGIDAAVINANYALQAGMSLKQAFFHENGKSIYTNVLASREDNQNNPDIVKLKKVLLSPEIKEFILKKYKGEIIPAQ; from the coding sequence ATGAAAATCATTAAAATGCTTACACTATTTTTCACATTTACTCTAAGTGCATTTGCAGGCAACCTCAAAGTAGGTGCTACACCGGTTCCTGCAGCTGAAATTTTAGAATTTGCCAAGCCGATTTTGGCCAAAGAAGGTGTCAATCTCATTATCCAAAGCTTCACAGATTATGTGACTCCTGATATCTCTTTAAATGAAGGATCTAGTGATGCCAACTTATACCAACACAAACCTTTCTTAGAAAAAATAAATAAAGACAGAGGGTTTAAACTTGTAGCCATTGAACCAATTTATGTCGTTCCTTTGGGATTTTATTCCAAAAAATATAAAAGCGTTGCAGATATTAAAAACGGATCGCTTATTGCATTGCCAAATGATCCAACAAATTATTCGCGCGCTTTAATTCTTTTACACGATAACGGCGTTATCAAACTCAAAGATCCGACAAATCTAGATTCTACAGAATTTGACATTATAGAAAATCCGAAAAAACTCAAGTTTAAACAAGTTGAAGCCGCAATGCTTCCCAAAGTTTTAGACGGCATTGATGCAGCTGTCATCAATGCCAATTATGCGCTTCAAGCTGGGATGAGTCTCAAGCAAGCTTTTTTTCACGAAAATGGTAAATCAATTTATACCAACGTGCTTGCTTCAAGAGAAGACAACCAAAACAATCCCGATATTGTCAAACTTAAAAAAGTTCTCTTAAGTCCTGAAATTAAAGAGTTTATCCTCAAAAAATATAAAGGCGAGATCATCCCAGCTCAATAA
- a CDS encoding N-acetyltransferase: MCAMVAEEVQKGLILPRSPEEMATSIRSYFIAKQSENIVGFCALHIYSPTLGEVRSLVVNERYRRQGIARKLVDSVLSEGGTLGLKEFLVLTYCDGLFRKLGFEVIEKSLLPDHKIWADCIKCKRFPICEEIALLKKL, translated from the coding sequence ATGTGTGCTATGGTGGCAGAAGAAGTTCAAAAAGGTTTGATATTGCCTAGAAGCCCTGAGGAAATGGCAACCTCGATAAGATCTTATTTTATTGCAAAACAAAGTGAAAACATTGTAGGATTTTGCGCTTTACATATTTATTCACCGACATTAGGAGAAGTCAGAAGCTTAGTTGTCAATGAGAGGTATCGTCGTCAAGGCATAGCTAGAAAACTTGTGGATTCGGTTTTGAGCGAAGGGGGAACGCTTGGGCTTAAAGAGTTTTTAGTTTTGACTTATTGCGATGGTTTGTTTAGAAAATTAGGTTTTGAAGTTATTGAAAAATCATTATTGCCAGACCATAAAATCTGGGCGGATTGTATTAAATGCAAGCGTTTTCCAATTTGCGAAGAAATAGCACTCTTAAAGAAACTTTAA
- a CDS encoding HAD family hydrolase — translation MIELILLDVDGTLTNGELIYNQDLVESKSFNIKDGLGLVVWQKLGKKVAVISGRHSEITAFRMKELGITSVYMGIVDKGKIASELKKELGLKSCEVACIGDDLNDLGMFKECGLRFAPSDSAEWIKGFVDVVLCASGGKGAVREMIEHILIRDGLKDEVLKFY, via the coding sequence GTGATTGAGCTTATTTTGCTTGATGTAGATGGGACGCTTACAAATGGAGAGTTGATTTACAATCAGGATTTGGTCGAAAGTAAGTCTTTCAATATCAAAGATGGCTTAGGTTTGGTGGTTTGGCAAAAATTGGGGAAAAAGGTTGCTGTTATATCTGGACGACATTCAGAGATCACTGCCTTTCGGATGAAAGAATTAGGAATCACTTCTGTTTATATGGGGATTGTCGATAAAGGAAAAATCGCCTCTGAGCTTAAAAAAGAACTTGGTTTAAAATCTTGTGAAGTTGCTTGCATTGGAGATGATTTGAATGATTTGGGTATGTTTAAAGAATGCGGCTTGCGCTTTGCTCCAAGCGATTCTGCAGAATGGATCAAAGGGTTTGTTGATGTGGTGCTGTGTGCATCTGGAGGAAAGGGAGCTGTTCGAGAAATGATTGAGCATATCCTGATTAGAGATGGGCTAAAAGATGAAGTACTTAAGTTCTACTAA
- a CDS encoding TatD family hydrolase: MNCLIDTHCHLDSRVYENDLEEVIQESMNNGVKKIIIPGADLKDLPNAVAIAEKYEQIYFAVGIHPYEIQNAHIPSLKELISHPKCVGVGECGLDYYRLPPEEERKDYKDAQKKAFISQIELSIAFDKPLIVHIREASFDAFEILSRYKEAHGVLHCFNADEILLGLSDRFYYGIGGVATFKNAKKIIEILPKIPKSRLLLETDAPYLSPHPYRGERNEPMRIPLIAHKLSEVLAMNVDEIASLTTQNAYDLFGSI, translated from the coding sequence ATGAACTGTTTGATTGATACGCATTGCCATTTGGATAGCCGAGTTTATGAGAATGATCTTGAAGAAGTTATTCAGGAATCAATGAATAATGGCGTCAAAAAAATCATCATTCCCGGAGCTGATTTGAAAGATTTGCCTAATGCTGTTGCAATTGCAGAAAAATACGAGCAAATTTATTTTGCAGTGGGTATCCACCCTTATGAGATTCAAAATGCACACATTCCCTCTCTTAAAGAATTGATTTCTCATCCCAAGTGCGTGGGGGTTGGAGAATGTGGGTTGGATTACTACAGACTTCCTCCTGAAGAAGAGAGAAAGGATTATAAGGATGCTCAAAAAAAAGCTTTTATTTCTCAAATTGAATTGTCTATTGCATTTGATAAACCTTTAATTGTACATATTCGAGAGGCAAGTTTTGATGCCTTTGAAATTTTAAGTCGATACAAGGAAGCACACGGGGTTTTGCATTGTTTTAATGCCGATGAGATCTTGTTGGGTTTGTCTGATAGGTTTTATTATGGGATTGGGGGCGTGGCGACTTTTAAAAACGCTAAAAAAATTATTGAAATTTTACCAAAGATCCCAAAAAGCAGATTATTACTTGAAACTGATGCGCCTTATTTGAGTCCTCACCCTTACAGAGGAGAGAGAAATGAGCCAATGCGCATACCCTTGATTGCTCACAAACTTTCTGAAGTGCTTGCGATGAATGTCGATGAAATTGCTTCCCTTACAACCCAAAATGCTTATGATTTGTTTGGTTCGATTTAA
- a CDS encoding ATP-binding cassette domain-containing protein, producing the protein MIITLKNITKNYPNGFCAIKKLDLEVKAGDIMGVIGYSGAGKSTLIRIINRLEDPTDGELIIDGINMLSLKPKELQKIRQKIGMIFQHFNLLSSRNVFGNVAFALEIAGWKRQNISERVYELLDLVGLKEKADFYPSQLSGGQKQRVAIARALANHPKILLCDEATSALDTKTTKSILNLLKNIQKKFDLTIVLITHQIEVVKEICTQMCVMSDGEIVERGLVHKLFANPKNEITKELISYLPPADSKDILSHLKDQKNVFKIIFTGDNANKPLISDVIKRFDIDANILSGNIEDLATESIGHLVIKFNGKENKISESIDYLKQNGLTIQELGA; encoded by the coding sequence ATCATTATTACCTTAAAAAATATAACAAAGAATTATCCAAACGGATTTTGCGCAATCAAAAAATTGGATTTAGAAGTAAAAGCCGGTGATATTATGGGGGTTATTGGGTATTCGGGGGCAGGAAAATCCACCCTTATTCGAATCATCAATCGCTTGGAAGATCCCACTGATGGCGAGCTTATCATAGATGGAATTAATATGCTCTCTCTTAAACCTAAGGAGCTTCAAAAAATACGTCAAAAAATCGGTATGATTTTTCAACATTTCAATTTATTAAGCTCAAGAAATGTATTTGGAAATGTCGCTTTCGCCCTTGAAATAGCAGGCTGGAAACGTCAAAATATCTCCGAACGCGTTTATGAGCTTTTAGATCTAGTTGGGCTTAAGGAAAAGGCAGATTTTTATCCAAGCCAACTTAGCGGGGGACAAAAACAAAGAGTGGCTATAGCAAGAGCCTTGGCAAATCACCCCAAAATTCTTTTATGCGATGAGGCAACAAGCGCTTTGGATACAAAAACCACAAAATCCATCCTGAACCTTCTAAAAAATATTCAGAAAAAATTTGATCTCACAATTGTTCTGATTACACACCAAATAGAAGTTGTAAAAGAAATCTGCACTCAAATGTGCGTGATGAGCGATGGAGAAATCGTTGAAAGAGGACTTGTTCATAAACTTTTTGCAAATCCAAAAAATGAAATAACCAAAGAACTTATCTCTTATCTCCCGCCTGCAGACAGCAAAGATATCCTTTCACATCTGAAAGATCAAAAAAATGTATTTAAGATCATTTTTACAGGAGATAATGCCAATAAACCATTGATTTCAGATGTTATCAAACGCTTTGACATTGATGCCAACATACTTTCGGGAAATATAGAAGATTTGGCAACAGAGAGCATTGGGCATTTAGTGATCAAATTTAACGGAAAAGAAAATAAAATCTCAGAATCCATTGACTATCTGAAACAAAATGGATTAACGATTCAAGAATTAGGGGCTTAA
- the lptA gene encoding lipopolysaccharide transport periplasmic protein LptA — protein MKKILFLFCLSFAIAICSQETLEVTANKFYGDDAKGITIIEGNVHIKKSKDTLEADKVIIHSDKNRKPQFYEAQGNVKFHIFMENGREIKGHSDKLTYNAQNGEYRLLENAVVNEVGKANTIRGEEIIVNNESGYANVLGSKDKPAKFIFNLDDIDQKDDKTQNQQTQPNKGNE, from the coding sequence ATGAAGAAAATACTTTTTTTGTTTTGTTTATCTTTTGCCATAGCCATATGTTCCCAAGAAACCCTTGAAGTAACTGCAAATAAATTTTATGGCGATGATGCTAAAGGAATTACAATCATAGAAGGCAATGTGCATATAAAAAAATCTAAAGACACGCTTGAAGCTGATAAAGTAATCATTCATTCAGACAAAAATAGAAAACCTCAGTTTTATGAGGCGCAAGGAAATGTAAAATTTCATATTTTTATGGAAAATGGCAGGGAGATTAAAGGGCATTCTGATAAACTGACTTATAATGCTCAAAATGGAGAATATAGGCTATTGGAAAATGCGGTCGTGAATGAAGTGGGGAAAGCCAATACGATCAGGGGTGAAGAGATTATTGTTAATAATGAGAGTGGTTATGCCAACGTGCTTGGAAGCAAGGATAAACCGGCTAAATTTATTTTTAATTTAGATGATATTGATCAGAAAGATGATAAAACTCAAAATCAACAGACCCAACCCAATAAGGGCAATGAATGA
- the serB gene encoding phosphoserine phosphatase SerB codes for MKLAVFDFDSTLMDGETIEILAQSHGVIEQVASITTKAMEGKLDFYESLKARVKLLKGMQEQQARQICQNLPLNKGAKEVVLGLKNRGYKVVCFSGGFKFATAHFKDIIGLDADFSNTLHCKNGMLSGEVGGEMMFGSSKGEMLQTLQSLLQVSPSDTIAIGDGANDASMFQHADKKVAFCAKEILKKQANIIIDKKDLQEILSYI; via the coding sequence ATGAAACTTGCCGTGTTTGATTTTGACTCCACACTAATGGATGGTGAAACCATTGAAATTCTTGCCCAAAGTCACGGGGTAATTGAACAAGTAGCTTCCATTACAACAAAAGCAATGGAAGGAAAATTAGATTTTTACGAAAGCCTCAAAGCCCGTGTAAAACTGCTCAAAGGAATGCAAGAGCAACAAGCACGCCAAATCTGTCAAAACCTACCCCTAAACAAAGGAGCTAAGGAGGTCGTTTTGGGCCTGAAAAATAGGGGCTATAAAGTAGTGTGCTTTAGCGGGGGATTTAAATTTGCAACTGCACATTTTAAAGACATCATCGGGCTAGATGCCGATTTCAGCAATACACTCCATTGTAAAAACGGTATGCTTAGCGGAGAAGTTGGGGGTGAAATGATGTTTGGCTCCTCAAAAGGAGAAATGCTCCAAACCCTTCAAAGTCTGCTTCAAGTTTCGCCATCTGATACTATCGCAATAGGCGATGGAGCTAATGATGCAAGTATGTTTCAACACGCAGATAAAAAAGTTGCTTTTTGTGCGAAAGAAATTCTTAAAAAACAAGCAAATATCATCATTGATAAAAAAGATTTGCAAGAAATACTCTCTTATATCTGA
- the mrdA gene encoding penicillin-binding protein 2, whose protein sequence is MKKLNIRYKIVIFAFILIWMALIAKVFVLTIKSHEYFEKLAQRNMTKKEILIPSRGQILDRNGEPLAINELGFSILFNPLLKDEALETQIETIGSFFPEINRPEMIKAYKKQDSIYNHSPIKVVNFIPYTKMQKIYARIIQNPDILVEPATKRLYPNNLSASHVIGYVGAADEADIQSDPVSKYTGIIGKTGLEKEYNFFLQGQIGYRIMAVNALNQELEVLDELKPENQNDLVLSIDMRLQEIADAAFQDKEGAVIVMDVHTGEIIVAGSYPEYNLNDFVGGISYDKWNALSENIYNPLLNKLVNALYPPGSVVKMGMGLAFLEYAGVNENTKIDTPAYIELGGRKFRDWKPSGHGKSDLVKAIRESVDVYFYKLSQTAGINNIANVLKQMGFGQKTGVDIPNEFIGIVPDPEWKMKRYGRVWYTGDTIITSIGQGAFLVTPMQIAGYTALIATGKLPIPHFAKTFGNENSDYEPKDVLNDFQKSKLSILQKGMYEACSVKGGTAYSRTLGSKAPLACKTGTAQVVQIPQEIKVRMKESQMEYLRRSHAWITGFVPYKNPKYAITVLLEHGQSGGKGGPILVKMANALYDYGYLK, encoded by the coding sequence ATGAAAAAATTAAACATCAGATATAAAATTGTCATTTTTGCTTTTATCCTTATTTGGATGGCATTGATTGCAAAAGTATTTGTGCTAACCATCAAATCTCACGAGTATTTTGAAAAATTAGCCCAGAGAAATATGACTAAAAAAGAAATTCTTATTCCTTCTAGGGGGCAGATACTTGATAGAAACGGTGAGCCTTTAGCCATCAATGAGTTAGGTTTTTCAATCTTGTTCAATCCTTTGCTTAAAGATGAAGCCTTAGAAACGCAAATAGAAACTATTGGGAGTTTTTTTCCCGAAATTAATCGTCCCGAAATGATAAAGGCATATAAAAAACAAGATTCTATTTACAATCATTCCCCGATTAAAGTTGTTAATTTTATTCCTTATACGAAAATGCAAAAAATCTATGCTCGAATTATTCAAAATCCTGATATTTTAGTGGAGCCTGCTACCAAAAGACTTTATCCCAACAATCTTTCGGCTTCTCATGTTATTGGCTATGTAGGGGCAGCAGATGAAGCAGATATTCAAAGCGATCCTGTTAGTAAATATACTGGGATTATTGGCAAAACGGGTTTGGAGAAAGAATATAATTTTTTTCTGCAAGGACAGATTGGTTATCGTATTATGGCCGTTAATGCCCTCAACCAAGAACTTGAGGTTTTAGACGAATTGAAACCTGAAAATCAAAATGATTTGGTGCTTAGCATTGATATGAGACTTCAAGAAATTGCCGATGCGGCATTTCAGGATAAAGAGGGTGCAGTTATCGTGATGGATGTTCATACCGGAGAGATTATTGTTGCAGGGAGCTATCCTGAATATAATCTGAATGATTTTGTCGGTGGGATTAGCTATGATAAATGGAATGCTTTGAGCGAAAATATTTATAATCCTTTGCTCAATAAACTTGTGAATGCTTTGTATCCTCCAGGATCTGTTGTGAAAATGGGTATGGGGCTTGCTTTTTTGGAGTATGCAGGGGTTAATGAGAATACAAAAATTGACACACCTGCTTATATTGAGCTTGGGGGGAGAAAATTTCGAGATTGGAAGCCTTCAGGACACGGAAAGTCAGATTTAGTTAAGGCAATTCGCGAATCTGTGGATGTTTATTTTTATAAGCTTTCTCAAACTGCGGGAATAAATAATATTGCAAATGTTTTAAAACAAATGGGTTTTGGGCAAAAAACCGGCGTTGATATTCCTAATGAATTTATTGGTATTGTGCCAGATCCCGAATGGAAAATGAAGAGATATGGAAGAGTTTGGTATACAGGAGATACAATTATAACTTCAATCGGGCAGGGAGCTTTTTTGGTAACTCCAATGCAGATTGCTGGATATACTGCTTTAATTGCCACAGGAAAATTACCTATCCCACATTTTGCAAAAACTTTTGGAAATGAGAATTCTGATTATGAGCCTAAAGATGTTTTAAATGATTTTCAAAAATCAAAATTGAGCATTCTACAAAAAGGAATGTATGAGGCTTGTAGTGTAAAAGGCGGAACAGCTTACAGCCGCACTTTAGGATCTAAAGCCCCACTTGCTTGTAAAACCGGAACCGCTCAAGTTGTGCAAATCCCTCAAGAGATTAAAGTCAGAATGAAAGAAAGTCAAATGGAGTATCTTCGTCGTTCGCACGCTTGGATTACGGGATTTGTGCCTTATAAAAATCCCAAATATGCCATCACGGTTTTGCTTGAACACGGACAAAGCGGAGGAAAGGGAGGTCCCATTTTGGTTAAAATGGCGAATGCGCTTTATGATTATGGATATTTGAAATAA